One genomic window of Canis aureus isolate CA01 chromosome 15, VMU_Caureus_v.1.0, whole genome shotgun sequence includes the following:
- the STAR gene encoding steroidogenic acute regulatory protein, mitochondrial, translated as MLLATFKLCAGSSYRHVRNMKGLRHQAMLAIGQELNRRALGGPTPGAWINQVQRRSSLLGSRLEETLYSDQELAYIRQGEEAMQKALGILSNQEGWKKESQQANGDKVLSKVVPDVGKVFRLEVVVDQPMERLYEELVERMETMGEWNPNVKEVKVLQKIGKDTVITHELAAESAGNLVGPRDFVSVRCAKRRGSTCVLAGMATHFGEMPEQKGVIRGEHGPTCMVLHPLAQSPSKTKLTWLLSIDLKGWLPKTIINQVLSQTQVDFANHLRKHLESSPAPEARC; from the exons ATGCTTCTAGCCACGTTTAAGCTGTGTGCAGGGAGCTCCTACAGACACGTGCGCAACATGAAGG GGCTGAGGCACCAGGCTATGCTGGCCATCGGCCAGGAGCTGAACCGGAGGGCGCTGGGGGGCCCAACCCCAGGTGCGTGGATTAACCAGGTTCAGCGTCGGAGCTCTCTGCTTG GTTCTCGGCTGGAAGAAACCCTCTACAGCGACCAGGAGCTGGCCTATATCCGGCAGGGAGAGGAAGCCATGCAGAAGGCCCTGGGCATCCTCAGCAATCAGGAAGGCTGGAAGAAGGAGAGCCAGCAG GCAAATGGGGACAAAGTACTCAGTAAGGTGGTCCCAGATGTGGGCAAGGTATTCCgtttggaggtggtggtggacCAGCCCATGGAGAGGCTTTATGAAGAGCTTGTGGAACGCATGGAAACAATGGGAGAGTGGAACCCGAATGTCAAGGAGGTCAAG GTCCTGCAGAAGATTGGAAAAGATACAGTCATCACCCATGAGCTGGCTGCAGAATCAGCAGGAAACCTGGTGGGGCCCCGGGACTTTGTGAGTGTGCGCTGTGCCAAGCGCCGAGGCTCCACCTGTGTGTTGGCTGGCATGGCCACACATTTCGGGGAGATGCCTGAGCAGAAAGGTGTCATCAG AGGTGAGCATGGTCCCACGTGCATGGTGCTCCATCCCCTGGCTCAAAGTCCCTCAAAGACCAAACTCACTTGGCTGCTCAGCATTGACCTCAAG GGATGGCTGCCAAAGACCATCATCAACCAGGTCTTATCACAGACTCAGGTGGATTTTGCCAACCACCTGCGCAAGCACCTGGAGTCCAGCCCTGCTCCTGAAGCCAGATGTTAA